The Candidatus Acidiferrales bacterium genome window below encodes:
- a CDS encoding DUF3857 domain-containing protein: MSIPRRSLVFVSLIWLGLLLPNANFAADEWLPINPADLTLKDNPASPGSHAMILNRQEYTDTSSSFYTEYMRIKIFTEEGKKYGDVEIPFVKGLSDVKDVRARTIRPDGSIVNFDGKIYEKTVVKAGNVKVLEKTFSLPDIQPGCIIEYKYRLQYDANFYWNTSWEVQRSLFTRDAKFSIKPPTGAGSPGLYWHTIGLPKGLKLQKEKDGTYSLDLQNVAGVQAEDYSLPDSMLYNQVQFFFVFGPPKSPQQFWNETNKSWNNDIDKFVNKKTALQQLVSQTVSTADSPNAKLRKIYARVQQVRNTSFEDKSAQEEKREKLKDNNNAEDVIKHGYGTARDINWLFLGLARAAGFPANDVYVVPRTEGVFHADLQSTRQLSTEVVRVTVGTQDIYLDPGSKFYPYDSLPWNETAASGILVDNKPTVTLITTPSPKSDNATLERHAALQLAADGSANGTLALDFTGTWGSAIRNDERDEDDTGRRKDISDEVKGWLPSDAKFEITKISAWDDYANPLHVEGTLTLPSYGTTAGNKILVPATPFVAAEPNSFHSAIRVNKIYFRYPYRENDQITLKLPGGYQVESLPAVNTVPTGPFQYSVSMASQSGELDSKRSFDEMGLLFDVKFYGAIRQVFDEVKSGDDAQAILQPVAAAKK; encoded by the coding sequence ATGAGCATCCCTCGCCGTTCACTCGTTTTTGTTTCGCTGATTTGGCTCGGCCTTCTGCTTCCAAATGCAAACTTCGCGGCCGACGAGTGGCTTCCCATCAATCCCGCGGACCTCACGTTGAAGGACAATCCTGCTAGTCCCGGCTCCCATGCCATGATCCTCAACCGCCAGGAATACACGGACACCTCTTCGTCGTTCTACACCGAGTACATGCGCATCAAGATCTTCACCGAGGAAGGGAAAAAGTACGGCGACGTGGAAATCCCTTTTGTGAAGGGTTTGTCGGATGTTAAAGATGTGCGCGCTCGGACCATACGCCCTGACGGCTCCATCGTCAATTTCGACGGCAAGATCTACGAGAAAACCGTCGTGAAGGCCGGCAACGTGAAAGTCCTGGAGAAAACTTTCAGCCTTCCCGATATCCAACCGGGCTGCATCATCGAATACAAGTACCGTCTGCAGTACGACGCAAATTTCTACTGGAACACGTCCTGGGAGGTTCAGCGAAGCCTCTTCACCAGAGATGCGAAATTCTCTATCAAGCCTCCCACTGGAGCAGGATCCCCCGGGCTTTATTGGCATACAATCGGGCTTCCAAAAGGCCTGAAGTTGCAAAAGGAAAAAGATGGAACGTATTCCCTGGATTTGCAGAACGTAGCCGGCGTCCAGGCCGAAGATTACTCTCTTCCCGACAGTATGTTGTACAACCAAGTGCAGTTCTTCTTTGTCTTCGGACCTCCGAAATCCCCGCAACAGTTCTGGAATGAAACCAATAAGTCTTGGAACAATGACATCGACAAATTCGTGAATAAGAAAACTGCGCTGCAGCAACTCGTATCGCAAACGGTCAGCACGGCCGATTCCCCGAATGCCAAGCTTCGCAAGATTTATGCTCGCGTGCAGCAGGTCCGAAATACGTCCTTCGAAGACAAATCAGCGCAAGAGGAAAAGCGCGAAAAGCTGAAAGACAACAACAATGCCGAAGATGTGATCAAACACGGCTATGGCACGGCCCGCGATATTAACTGGCTTTTCCTCGGTCTGGCGCGCGCAGCGGGCTTTCCTGCCAACGATGTTTATGTGGTGCCGCGGACGGAAGGCGTCTTTCATGCCGATCTGCAGAGTACCCGCCAGCTCTCGACAGAAGTCGTGCGCGTCACAGTCGGCACGCAGGACATTTATCTTGATCCTGGCTCCAAATTCTATCCCTATGATTCTCTTCCGTGGAACGAAACGGCGGCCAGCGGAATACTTGTGGACAACAAACCGACCGTGACGCTTATTACGACGCCTTCCCCAAAGAGCGACAATGCAACGCTCGAGCGCCACGCTGCATTGCAACTGGCCGCGGACGGGTCCGCCAACGGAACTTTGGCCTTGGATTTCACAGGTACGTGGGGCTCCGCCATTCGCAACGACGAGCGCGATGAGGATGATACCGGCCGCCGCAAGGATATCTCCGACGAAGTCAAGGGCTGGTTGCCCTCGGACGCGAAATTCGAGATTACCAAGATTTCCGCTTGGGATGACTACGCCAATCCTTTACACGTTGAAGGAACGCTCACTCTCCCAAGTTATGGAACGACCGCCGGAAACAAAATCCTCGTGCCCGCAACGCCTTTCGTCGCCGCGGAACCGAATTCTTTCCACTCCGCGATACGCGTCAACAAGATCTATTTCCGCTATCCCTACCGGGAGAACGACCAAATCACTCTCAAGTTGCCCGGAGGATATCAGGTCGAGAGTCTCCCCGCGGTGAATACCGTTCCAACCGGACCATTCCAGTATTCCGTATCCATGGCCAGCCAGTCGGGTGAGCTCGATAGCAAGCGTAGCTTCGATGAGATGGGGTTGCTCTTTGATGTCAAGTTTTATGGAGCCATCCGTCAAGTATTTGATGAGGTGAAATCAGGCGATGACGCGCAAGCAATTTTGCAGCCGGTGGCAGCCGCGAAAAAATAA
- a CDS encoding DUF2203 domain-containing protein, translating into MSDEEQKLFSLSEAERTRAELEPVLLEAMEARRLMQAIDEKLGELGARIQMAGGMRFNYEVAAGQRLERNTYEKSVERAVEKIHATGCLVKDLDKGLLDFPARLNDEDVYFCWRVGEDRIRFYHRQDEGFAGRKPIDPRDADYKNPIQ; encoded by the coding sequence ATGTCCGACGAAGAACAGAAACTTTTCAGTTTGAGCGAAGCGGAGCGCACGCGCGCGGAACTCGAGCCAGTGCTGCTGGAAGCGATGGAAGCGCGGCGATTGATGCAGGCGATCGACGAGAAGCTCGGCGAGCTGGGCGCGCGGATTCAAATGGCGGGCGGGATGCGGTTCAATTACGAAGTTGCGGCGGGCCAGCGGCTGGAACGCAACACGTACGAAAAATCCGTCGAACGCGCAGTCGAGAAAATTCACGCGACGGGCTGCCTGGTGAAGGACCTGGACAAGGGACTGCTGGATTTTCCGGCGCGATTGAACGACGAGGACGTTTATTTTTGCTGGCGCGTCGGCGAAGATCGAATCCGCTTCTATCACCGGCAGGACGAAGGCTTCGCGGGACGCAAGCCGATCGATCCGCGAGACGCCGACTACAAGAATCCCATCCAATAG
- a CDS encoding saccharopine dehydrogenase NADP-binding domain-containing protein, with amino-acid sequence MRIFVLGVGGTGSLLAELLARQGHTVWCGDRDVERARRFLGKKNPIEVVEANARNVWSIVRAARSCHLLANCAPATFNETVLRAALRLRAHYLDLNSRLTRNPFKPEQLAYHRRFLGKNRAAIINAGVAPGLTNLLARRGAELLDSVDSIHIRLYESTESRDPISTWSPDVAFDEATSRPRIYRDGHFAFGKKFGEREKFRFPQPIGEVPVYLAAQDEVCAIPTAVSLREVDAKIGGRDIEQLRRWHRRGRLSRSRGLVHKRFPRTPTPRQVARLIRRGILENARFAAAVLVQGVKDDQPILVRWDAAVPTLYQLRRSGMITTPISYATAHVAALFIKHFPRDEAGVLLPAQIPIDARRAIFNELRARDIRITLKMTRLKKVDRDDDY; translated from the coding sequence ATGCGCATCTTTGTTCTCGGTGTCGGTGGCACGGGTTCCCTTCTCGCTGAACTTCTCGCGCGCCAGGGCCATACGGTCTGGTGCGGCGACCGCGATGTCGAGCGCGCCCGCCGCTTTCTTGGCAAGAAAAATCCTATCGAGGTCGTCGAAGCCAACGCCCGCAATGTTTGGTCCATCGTTCGCGCCGCGCGCAGTTGCCACTTGCTCGCCAATTGCGCTCCGGCGACATTCAACGAGACTGTCCTTCGCGCCGCTCTGCGCCTCCGCGCGCATTATCTTGACCTCAATTCGCGCCTCACGCGCAATCCGTTTAAACCCGAGCAGCTCGCCTATCATCGCCGCTTCCTCGGCAAGAATCGCGCCGCCATCATCAATGCCGGCGTCGCTCCCGGCCTCACGAATCTTCTCGCTCGCCGCGGCGCGGAACTTCTCGACTCCGTTGATTCCATTCATATTCGCCTCTATGAATCCACCGAAAGCCGTGATCCCATTTCCACCTGGTCGCCGGACGTCGCTTTCGACGAAGCCACTTCCCGTCCGCGCATCTATCGCGACGGCCATTTTGCGTTCGGAAAGAAATTCGGCGAGCGCGAGAAATTCCGTTTCCCACAGCCCATCGGCGAAGTCCCTGTTTATCTCGCCGCGCAGGATGAAGTCTGCGCCATTCCCACGGCCGTCAGCCTCCGCGAAGTTGACGCTAAGATTGGCGGTCGCGACATCGAGCAGCTCCGCCGCTGGCATCGCCGCGGCCGTCTAAGCCGTTCGCGGGGTCTCGTTCACAAGCGCTTCCCCAGAACTCCCACGCCGCGCCAGGTCGCGCGCCTGATCCGCCGCGGCATTCTCGAAAACGCTCGTTTCGCCGCCGCCGTCCTCGTCCAGGGTGTCAAGGACGACCAGCCCATTCTCGTCCGCTGGGACGCCGCCGTGCCAACTCTCTATCAGCTTCGCCGCAGCGGCATGATCACCACTCCGATTTCCTATGCCACCGCGCACGTCGCCGCGCTCTTCATTAAACATTTCCCGCGTGACGAGGCCGGCGTCTTGCTTCCCGCGCAAATTCCCATCGATGCTCGCCGCGCTATCTTCAACGAACTTCGCGCGCGCGACATTCGCATCACGCTGAAGATGACGCGCCTCAAGAAAGTCGACCGCGATGATGATTATTGA
- a CDS encoding thioredoxin domain-containing protein: protein MSEASGNRLKNSASPYLRSAAHQPVDWHEWGEAAFAKARAEEKPILLDIGAVWCHWCHVIDRESYENPEIAALINQFYVAVKVDRDERPDVDSRYQAAVSAISGQGGWPLTAFLTPDGKPFFGGTYFPPEDAMGRPGFKRILASIAEAFRAKRGDVDRSAAALEDAVRNAELFTAARGAFDPAIIEQLAGAIVQRFDARNGGFGRAPKFPHPPAIDLLLELCQPARDSHLFYIASRTLSKMAMGGVYDQLGGGFHRYSVDERWCVPHFEKMSYDNSELLKNYLHAFQIANMPGTRETDETHMGERFRETAEGIVAWVFSTLSDGELGGFYASQDADISLDDDGDYFTWTQEELHAALSPEEARVMEEYYDVGPIGEMHHNPAKNVLWVASSAKEIAKQNGMSESDARLFIARAKGKMLAARERRQAPAIDRTIYVSWNAMFASAFLAAARVLEREDCRSFALKTIERILAQAWDPAKGFQHRVGGARIEGMLDDQIFMAAALLDAYEATLERRYFDAAERTIQLTIEKYGDADGGGFFDRASDATPMGGLDVRRKPFQDSPTPGTNSVAAIVLERLYGFTGNAKYREWAERTLEAFAGIAPQYGMFAATYGLAAVLYSRQTLHVVITGAAGDAKATALETAANSVYRFGKVVLRVTPESAPKATLAPALKETIPHLDANLAQAFVCAGTSCYPPVDEAQKLIELLSGAGLQAAAK, encoded by the coding sequence GTGAGTGAAGCATCAGGAAATCGATTAAAGAATTCCGCCAGCCCTTATCTGCGGTCGGCGGCGCATCAGCCGGTGGACTGGCACGAATGGGGTGAAGCGGCGTTCGCGAAGGCGCGCGCCGAAGAGAAACCAATTTTGCTGGATATCGGCGCGGTGTGGTGCCACTGGTGCCATGTGATCGACCGCGAGAGCTACGAAAATCCCGAGATTGCCGCGCTGATTAATCAGTTTTATGTCGCGGTGAAGGTGGACCGCGACGAGCGGCCGGATGTGGATTCGCGTTATCAGGCGGCGGTGAGCGCGATTTCGGGACAAGGAGGCTGGCCGTTGACGGCGTTTTTGACGCCGGACGGGAAACCGTTTTTCGGCGGAACGTATTTCCCGCCGGAAGACGCGATGGGGCGGCCGGGGTTCAAGCGCATCCTTGCTTCGATTGCGGAGGCGTTTCGCGCGAAACGCGGCGACGTGGACCGGTCGGCGGCTGCGCTGGAAGATGCGGTGCGAAACGCGGAGCTTTTCACGGCCGCGCGCGGAGCGTTTGATCCTGCAATCATTGAGCAGTTGGCGGGTGCGATCGTGCAGCGATTCGACGCGCGCAACGGCGGATTCGGACGAGCACCGAAATTTCCACATCCGCCAGCGATCGATCTGCTGCTGGAACTTTGCCAGCCGGCGCGCGATTCGCATTTGTTTTATATCGCCAGCCGCACGCTTTCCAAGATGGCAATGGGCGGCGTCTACGACCAGCTCGGGGGAGGATTTCACCGCTACTCGGTGGACGAGCGCTGGTGCGTGCCGCACTTCGAGAAAATGTCGTACGACAATTCCGAGCTACTGAAGAACTACCTGCATGCGTTTCAAATCGCAAACATGCCGGGAACGCGCGAGACAGATGAAACGCACATGGGCGAGCGTTTCCGCGAGACAGCGGAAGGGATTGTCGCATGGGTGTTCAGCACGCTGAGCGATGGCGAGCTCGGCGGATTTTATGCGAGCCAAGACGCGGATATTTCGCTCGACGATGACGGCGATTATTTCACATGGACACAGGAGGAATTGCACGCGGCACTCTCGCCGGAGGAAGCGCGCGTGATGGAGGAGTATTACGACGTTGGCCCGATTGGCGAGATGCATCATAACCCGGCGAAAAATGTGCTGTGGGTGGCGTCGAGCGCGAAGGAGATCGCGAAGCAGAACGGGATGAGCGAAAGCGACGCGAGGCTCTTCATTGCTCGGGCGAAAGGAAAGATGCTCGCGGCACGTGAACGGCGGCAAGCTCCGGCGATCGACCGGACGATTTACGTGAGCTGGAACGCGATGTTCGCCTCGGCATTTTTAGCTGCGGCGCGCGTTCTTGAGCGCGAAGATTGCAGATCATTCGCGCTGAAGACGATTGAGCGGATACTCGCCCAAGCGTGGGATCCAGCGAAAGGATTTCAGCACCGTGTGGGCGGAGCGAGAATCGAGGGGATGCTCGACGATCAGATTTTCATGGCAGCGGCGCTGCTGGACGCGTATGAGGCGACGCTCGAGCGACGATATTTCGACGCCGCGGAGCGGACGATCCAGTTGACGATTGAAAAATACGGCGATGCGGACGGCGGAGGATTTTTCGACCGCGCGTCGGATGCCACACCGATGGGAGGTCTCGACGTGCGGCGAAAGCCATTTCAGGATTCGCCGACGCCGGGGACAAATTCTGTTGCGGCGATTGTGCTCGAACGGCTCTATGGGTTTACAGGCAACGCGAAATATCGCGAGTGGGCCGAACGGACGCTCGAAGCGTTCGCGGGAATCGCACCTCAATATGGAATGTTTGCGGCCACGTACGGGCTCGCGGCCGTGCTGTATTCGCGGCAGACGTTGCATGTGGTGATCACAGGAGCAGCAGGAGATGCGAAAGCCACGGCGCTTGAAACTGCGGCGAATTCGGTTTATCGATTCGGGAAGGTTGTGCTGCGGGTGACGCCGGAAAGTGCCCCAAAGGCGACGCTCGCACCCGCGCTGAAAGAAACGATTCCACATCTGGATGCGAATCTCGCGCAGGCGTTTGTGTGCGCCGGGACTTCATGCTATCCGCCAGTGGATGAAGCGCAAAAGTTGATCGAATTATTGTCAGGTGCGGGTCTGCAGGCGGCGGCGAAGTGA
- the moaA gene encoding GTP 3',8-cyclase MoaA: MKDFGQLKDGFGRQITDLRVSVTDRCNFRCVYCRSANPENHMAEHKLLSWDELERLTRILVQLGITKVRVTGGEPLVRPGVEKFISRLSEMGVRDLSLTTNGQLLTERCDGLVAAGLNRINISLDSLDRGKFEKITRTRSFDRVMAGIDTAQGSPLRPVKVNAVLVRGLNDDEVEAFAGFARERDLIMRFIEFMPLDADRAWTRDLMVPAAEVKQRIEARWPLVPVAHERSETARKFRFADGRGEIGLIAPVTQPFCGFCSRIRLTADGKLRTCLFSKEDHDLRHSLRSGASDERIAEEIRGIVMEKEAGHRINEADFTPPSRTMVYIGG; this comes from the coding sequence ATGAAGGATTTTGGCCAATTAAAGGATGGTTTCGGCAGGCAGATCACGGATCTGCGCGTGTCGGTTACGGATCGCTGCAATTTCCGGTGCGTCTATTGCCGCTCGGCGAATCCGGAAAACCACATGGCCGAGCACAAGCTGCTTTCGTGGGATGAACTCGAACGGCTGACGCGAATTCTGGTGCAGTTGGGAATCACGAAGGTGCGCGTGACGGGTGGAGAGCCGCTGGTGCGGCCGGGCGTGGAGAAATTCATTTCGCGGCTGAGCGAAATGGGCGTGCGAGACCTTTCGCTGACGACGAACGGACAACTGCTCACGGAACGATGCGACGGGCTTGTGGCCGCGGGGCTGAATCGCATCAATATCAGCCTGGATTCGCTGGACCGCGGGAAATTCGAAAAGATTACGAGGACGCGGTCATTCGATCGCGTGATGGCGGGAATCGATACGGCGCAGGGTTCGCCGCTGCGACCCGTGAAAGTGAATGCGGTGCTGGTGCGCGGATTGAATGACGATGAGGTTGAGGCGTTCGCGGGATTTGCGCGGGAGCGCGATTTAATCATGCGCTTCATCGAATTCATGCCGCTCGATGCGGACCGCGCCTGGACGCGCGATTTGATGGTGCCAGCGGCGGAAGTGAAGCAGCGGATCGAGGCGCGCTGGCCGCTGGTTCCCGTCGCGCACGAACGCAGCGAGACGGCGAGGAAGTTCCGGTTCGCGGACGGGCGCGGGGAAATCGGGCTGATTGCGCCGGTGACGCAGCCTTTCTGCGGGTTTTGCTCACGCATCCGGCTGACGGCGGATGGAAAATTGCGAACATGCCTTTTCAGCAAGGAAGACCATGATTTGAGGCATTCGCTACGCAGCGGCGCGAGCGATGAGCGAATCGCAGAGGAGATCCGTGGAATCGTCATGGAGAAGGAAGCCGGGCACCGAATCAACGAGGCAGATTTTACGCCGCCATCACGGACAATGGTTTATATTGGCGGGTAA
- a CDS encoding C45 family peptidase, with the protein MTAGLAVAVLAVVAYSLLLQGARLSAASANEAAGQVASASAPDSARLTGAYRFQRGGWTYVHLQGTPDQIGYQHGYLLAAEIKDAFAAVKLEDVHKTKHNWNFFRDAAQKGLWPHIDAEYQAELKGIVAGLNARGVKMDLYDVVALNAFEELPDYYAPWYDEQHKVAGAPHQKVSGHCSAFVATGSWTKDHGIVIAHNNWTDYMEGERWRVIFDIQPEHGYRMIGDGFPGVIVSDDDFTINSDGLMVTETTISAFHGWNPDGIPEFVRARKAMQYAGSIDDYVKIMLDGNNGGYANDWLIGDRKTGEIAQFELGLKAYKVWRTKDGYFVGSNFTSDPTVTKLDTTFDVHDASMSPNARHVRWDELMKEYKGKIDVPLAERLESDHFDAYAKKEGADIRTLCGHGDATAKGDPEWGEAPFNPSGAVQGKVTDSAMAAHMELIARAGHPCGANFYAKPFLAKHPEYDWQAPELHDMIAGPWTEFQSDQKPATALR; encoded by the coding sequence ATGACGGCGGGGCTGGCCGTGGCGGTGCTTGCGGTGGTGGCGTATTCGCTGCTGCTGCAAGGTGCGCGGCTGAGCGCGGCGTCGGCGAATGAAGCTGCGGGACAAGTAGCGTCGGCCTCGGCGCCAGACAGCGCGCGGCTGACAGGCGCGTACCGGTTTCAGCGCGGCGGCTGGACGTATGTGCACCTGCAAGGCACGCCGGATCAGATTGGATACCAGCATGGCTATCTGCTGGCGGCGGAGATCAAGGACGCGTTTGCGGCGGTGAAGCTCGAAGACGTGCACAAAACGAAGCACAACTGGAATTTCTTTCGCGATGCGGCGCAGAAAGGGCTGTGGCCGCACATTGACGCGGAGTATCAGGCGGAGCTGAAGGGGATCGTCGCTGGGCTGAACGCGCGCGGCGTGAAGATGGATTTGTACGACGTGGTGGCGCTGAACGCGTTCGAGGAGCTGCCGGATTATTACGCGCCGTGGTACGACGAACAGCATAAGGTGGCAGGCGCGCCGCACCAGAAAGTGTCCGGGCACTGCAGCGCGTTTGTGGCCACGGGAAGCTGGACGAAGGACCATGGAATCGTGATCGCGCACAACAACTGGACCGATTACATGGAAGGCGAACGCTGGAGAGTCATTTTCGACATCCAGCCGGAGCACGGGTACCGCATGATCGGCGACGGATTTCCGGGCGTGATTGTGAGCGACGACGACTTTACGATCAATTCGGACGGGCTGATGGTGACGGAGACGACGATTTCTGCGTTTCACGGATGGAATCCGGATGGGATTCCGGAATTCGTGCGCGCACGGAAGGCGATGCAGTACGCGGGTTCGATCGACGATTACGTCAAAATCATGCTCGATGGAAATAACGGCGGGTATGCGAACGACTGGCTGATCGGTGACCGCAAGACGGGCGAAATCGCACAATTCGAACTGGGGTTGAAGGCGTACAAAGTGTGGCGAACGAAGGATGGATATTTTGTGGGTTCAAATTTCACGAGCGATCCGACGGTGACGAAGCTCGATACGACGTTCGATGTGCACGATGCGTCGATGTCGCCGAACGCGCGGCACGTGCGCTGGGACGAATTGATGAAGGAATACAAAGGGAAGATCGACGTGCCGCTCGCGGAGAGATTAGAGTCGGATCATTTCGATGCGTATGCGAAAAAGGAAGGCGCAGACATTCGAACGCTCTGCGGGCATGGCGATGCCACAGCAAAAGGGGATCCAGAATGGGGCGAGGCCCCGTTTAATCCCAGCGGAGCTGTTCAGGGAAAGGTCACGGATAGCGCGATGGCCGCGCATATGGAATTGATCGCACGAGCGGGGCATCCCTGCGGCGCGAATTTTTACGCCAAGCCGTTTTTGGCGAAGCATCCGGAGTACGATTGGCAAGCGCCGGAGTTGCACGACATGATCGCTGGGCCGTGGACGGAGTTTCAATCCGACCAGAAGCCGGCGACGGCGCTTCGCTAG
- a CDS encoding cation:proton antiporter: MTLIEALLLLLIVSRVIGEIVERLGQPAMIGEIAAGVLLGPSALNFIQFTPEIKAIADLGVLLLVFLVGMEMDLDVLWKSFRGRGALVGLAGFVIPLGMGILLGVGFGMTTTRMTFLGLCIAITALPVSVRILMDLDKLQTDIGQRIVSAAVTNDVASLLLLGIILDVKGNGTNARGLLSSVGLALVKAVVFMAAIILVSRVIKKYTPGKFRRSRNLIDPLLVKLKGRESMFAVVFLFVIAFASFSELLGLHFIVGAFFGSMLLSYAVLGTANFEEVRKTASNVTMGFLGPIFFAAIGLEFDASSLRDWKLVAAVLAVAFVAKIAGGYIGGKLAGLGNEQSWALGIGLNGRGIMELVIANIALANLFIGKQLFTVLVLMAVVTTVVTPMLLKRAYEKLPASEGAALRAGVVVGVDRELGD; the protein is encoded by the coding sequence ATGACTCTGATCGAAGCACTTCTATTGCTATTGATTGTTTCCCGCGTGATTGGAGAAATCGTCGAACGGCTGGGACAGCCGGCGATGATCGGGGAAATCGCAGCGGGAGTGCTGCTGGGACCCTCGGCGCTCAATTTCATTCAATTCACGCCGGAAATCAAAGCGATCGCCGATTTGGGCGTCCTGCTGCTGGTGTTTCTGGTCGGGATGGAAATGGATCTGGATGTGCTGTGGAAGTCGTTTCGCGGCCGCGGGGCGCTGGTGGGGCTGGCGGGCTTTGTGATTCCGCTGGGAATGGGGATTCTGCTGGGCGTCGGGTTTGGAATGACCACGACGCGGATGACGTTCCTGGGGTTGTGCATTGCGATCACGGCGCTGCCGGTGAGCGTGCGGATTCTGATGGACCTGGACAAGCTGCAGACGGACATCGGGCAGAGAATCGTTTCGGCGGCGGTGACGAACGATGTGGCGTCGCTGCTGCTGCTCGGCATCATTTTGGACGTGAAAGGAAACGGAACAAACGCACGAGGACTTCTTTCTTCGGTGGGATTGGCGCTGGTGAAGGCCGTGGTGTTTATGGCTGCGATCATCCTGGTTTCACGGGTGATCAAGAAATATACGCCAGGGAAATTCCGGCGGTCGCGGAACCTGATCGATCCGCTGCTGGTGAAGCTGAAGGGAAGAGAATCGATGTTTGCGGTGGTGTTCCTGTTTGTGATTGCGTTCGCGAGTTTTTCGGAGCTGCTGGGGCTGCATTTCATCGTGGGCGCATTTTTCGGATCGATGCTGCTGAGCTATGCGGTGCTGGGCACGGCGAATTTCGAGGAAGTGAGAAAAACGGCGTCGAACGTGACGATGGGATTTCTGGGGCCGATTTTTTTTGCAGCGATCGGATTGGAATTCGATGCGTCGAGCCTGCGAGATTGGAAGCTCGTAGCTGCGGTGCTGGCCGTCGCGTTTGTGGCCAAAATTGCCGGGGGGTACATTGGCGGGAAGCTTGCGGGATTGGGAAATGAGCAAAGCTGGGCGCTGGGAATCGGACTGAACGGACGCGGAATCATGGAGCTGGTGATTGCGAATATCGCGCTGGCGAATCTGTTTATTGGCAAGCAATTATTTACAGTGCTGGTTCTGATGGCGGTGGTGACGACAGTCGTGACGCCGATGCTGCTGAAGAGAGCCTACGAAAAGCTGCCTGCGAGCGAAGGAGCCGCGCTGCGCGCGGGAGTTGTGGTGGGAGTAGACCGCGAGTTAGGGGATTGA